In one window of Caballeronia sp. TF1N1 DNA:
- a CDS encoding porin, translating to MKKALLAAAALLTFSAVAQAQSSVTLYGRLDAGLEYMNGVPTGTGPGGQATGSTHRFRAESGDWGTSLWGMKGVEDLGGGYRAVFQLEGSFNTMTGQGPGNNGIFNRWATVGVANNQFGTLLLGRELFIANGVWDFDPFGQSNWSSASLVRGRNWPQSSNNISYQSPKFAGFDFYGQYALSNATNFNGNGTTPQGREGGAYITYTTPLFQIRGMYDEIRNPGNGLLGGAYNAVNGGAANADQSNGNGVYAYSREYTAMFNVFLGQFKIQGAYQAIRSSGMTGQLPGQPTTLDHEWGGVTWQATPAAALIAAVYHVNGNNGAGNANIYTIGGSYNLSKRTLLDIQVATAQNSKAANYGLNANNYGTGTATDNPLPGHSQTGVYAGIQHSF from the coding sequence ATGAAGAAAGCTTTGCTCGCGGCAGCAGCACTGCTGACGTTCAGCGCGGTGGCTCAGGCTCAAAGCAGCGTGACGCTGTATGGTCGCCTGGACGCAGGGCTTGAATATATGAACGGCGTGCCGACAGGCACAGGTCCCGGAGGCCAGGCCACCGGTTCCACCCACCGTTTCCGCGCGGAAAGCGGCGACTGGGGCACGAGCTTGTGGGGTATGAAGGGCGTCGAAGATCTGGGTGGCGGCTATCGCGCCGTGTTCCAGTTGGAAGGCAGCTTCAACACCATGACGGGTCAGGGCCCGGGCAACAACGGCATCTTCAATCGCTGGGCAACCGTCGGCGTCGCCAACAACCAGTTCGGTACGCTCTTGCTGGGCCGCGAACTGTTCATCGCGAACGGCGTGTGGGACTTCGATCCGTTCGGCCAGTCGAACTGGTCATCGGCATCGCTGGTGCGTGGTCGTAACTGGCCGCAATCGAGCAACAACATTTCGTACCAGTCGCCGAAGTTCGCGGGCTTTGACTTCTACGGTCAGTACGCGCTGTCGAACGCGACGAACTTCAACGGTAACGGCACGACGCCGCAAGGCCGCGAAGGTGGCGCTTACATCACCTACACGACGCCTCTGTTTCAGATTCGCGGTATGTACGATGAAATCCGCAACCCAGGCAACGGTCTGCTCGGCGGTGCGTACAACGCGGTCAACGGCGGCGCGGCAAACGCGGATCAGAGCAACGGCAACGGCGTCTACGCTTACTCGCGCGAGTACACGGCGATGTTCAACGTGTTCCTCGGTCAGTTCAAGATCCAGGGCGCTTACCAGGCTATCCGCTCGTCCGGCATGACGGGTCAGTTGCCCGGCCAGCCGACCACGCTCGACCACGAATGGGGTGGCGTGACGTGGCAAGCCACGCCGGCCGCAGCCCTTATCGCGGCGGTGTATCACGTGAACGGCAACAACGGCGCCGGCAACGCGAACATCTACACGATCGGCGGCTCGTACAACCTGTCCAAGCGCACCTTGCTGGATATCCAGGTGGCAACGGCGCAAAACAGCAAGGCCGCGAACTACGGTCTGAACGCCAACAACTACGGCACGGGAACGGCAACGGACAATCCGCTGCCGGGACACAGCCAGACTGGCGTGTATGCAGGCATCCAGCACTCGTTCTAA
- a CDS encoding ABC transporter ATP-binding protein, producing the protein MNSKMHKLFVDDIHKQYGSNEVLKGVSLKANAGDVISIIGSSGSGKSTMLRCINFLEQPNQGRIFVDGAELRTLKDKHGALKVADQNQLREMRSKLSMVFQHFNLWSHMNVLENVMEAPVHVLGLTKKEAEDRARTYLEKVGLAPRVEKQYPSHLSGGQQQRVAIARALAMHPDVMLFDEPTSALDPELVGEVLKVMQTLAEEGRTMVVVTHEMAFARNVSNHVVFLHQGRIEEEGQPDIVFGSPKSERLKQFLSGSLK; encoded by the coding sequence ATGAATTCCAAGATGCACAAGCTTTTCGTCGACGACATCCACAAGCAGTACGGCAGCAATGAAGTGCTCAAAGGCGTTTCCCTCAAGGCGAATGCGGGCGATGTCATCAGCATCATCGGCTCGTCGGGTTCCGGCAAGAGCACGATGCTGCGCTGTATCAACTTCCTTGAACAGCCAAACCAAGGGCGCATTTTCGTCGATGGCGCCGAGCTGCGCACGCTGAAGGACAAGCACGGCGCGCTGAAGGTAGCCGACCAGAATCAATTGCGCGAAATGCGCTCCAAGCTGTCGATGGTGTTTCAGCACTTCAACCTGTGGTCGCACATGAACGTGCTCGAGAACGTCATGGAAGCGCCGGTGCACGTGCTCGGGCTCACGAAGAAGGAAGCGGAGGATCGCGCGCGGACTTATCTGGAGAAGGTCGGCCTCGCGCCGCGCGTGGAGAAGCAGTATCCGTCGCATTTGTCGGGCGGCCAGCAGCAGCGTGTGGCGATTGCGCGGGCGCTTGCCATGCATCCCGATGTCATGCTCTTCGACGAACCCACTTCCGCGCTCGATCCGGAACTCGTAGGCGAAGTGTTGAAGGTGATGCAGACGCTTGCCGAGGAAGGCCGCACGATGGTGGTCGTAACGCACGAAATGGCTTTCGCGCGCAATGTGTCGAATCACGTGGTGTTTCTGCATCAAGGGCGCATCGAGGAGGAAGGCCAGCCGGATATCGTGTTCGGCAGCCCGAAGAGCGAGCGGCTCAAGCAGTTTCTATCTGGCAGTCTCAAGTAA
- a CDS encoding porin → MKKSLIAAAALLSFSAVSFAQSSVTLFGRLDAGLEYMNGVQNAAGTGSANRFRAESGDWGTSLWGMKGAEDLGGGNRAVFHLEGSFNTMNGSGSTAGIFNRWATIGVENDRYGTFLLGRELFISNSVWDFDPFGQSNWSSASLVRSRNWPQSSNNVSYQSPKIAGFDFYGQYALSNATSWNGNGSTKQGREAGAAITYTAPLFQIRGLYDEIRNPANGTLGGSYADSNGVYSYSREYTAMVNVFLGQFKIQGAYQAIRSSGMTGQLPGQPTTLDHEWGGVTWQATPAAALIAAVYHVNGNNGAGNATMYSLGGSYSLSKRTLLDLQVATVRNSKTANYGLNANDFGSSPGTDNPLPGRSQTGVYAGIQHSF, encoded by the coding sequence ATGAAGAAGTCTTTGATCGCGGCTGCCGCCTTGTTGTCGTTTAGCGCCGTGAGTTTCGCGCAGAGCAGTGTCACGCTGTTTGGCCGTCTGGACGCGGGCCTCGAATATATGAATGGCGTGCAAAACGCCGCCGGCACGGGATCGGCCAATCGCTTCAGGGCCGAAAGCGGCGACTGGGGCACGAGCCTGTGGGGCATGAAGGGCGCAGAGGATCTCGGCGGCGGCAATCGCGCCGTGTTCCATCTGGAAGGCAGCTTCAACACCATGAACGGGTCGGGTTCGACCGCCGGCATCTTCAATCGCTGGGCGACGATCGGTGTCGAGAACGATCGATACGGCACCTTCCTGCTCGGCCGCGAACTGTTCATCTCGAACAGCGTGTGGGACTTCGATCCGTTCGGCCAGTCGAACTGGTCGTCGGCATCGTTGGTGCGCAGTCGCAACTGGCCGCAATCGAGCAACAACGTTTCGTATCAGTCGCCGAAGATCGCGGGGTTCGACTTTTACGGCCAGTACGCGCTGTCGAACGCCACTAGCTGGAACGGCAACGGTTCGACGAAGCAGGGACGTGAGGCCGGTGCCGCGATCACCTATACGGCCCCGCTCTTCCAGATTCGCGGTCTGTACGATGAAATCCGCAATCCGGCTAACGGCACGCTTGGCGGAAGTTACGCGGACAGCAACGGCGTCTACTCCTACTCGCGCGAGTACACGGCGATGGTCAACGTGTTCCTCGGCCAGTTCAAGATTCAGGGCGCGTATCAGGCAATCCGTTCGTCGGGCATGACGGGCCAGTTGCCCGGTCAGCCGACCACGCTCGATCACGAATGGGGCGGTGTGACGTGGCAAGCCACGCCAGCCGCGGCGTTGATCGCGGCGGTGTATCACGTGAACGGCAACAACGGTGCGGGCAATGCGACCATGTATTCGCTGGGCGGCTCGTATAGCTTGTCCAAACGCACGTTGCTCGATCTGCAAGTGGCCACCGTGCGCAACAGTAAGACAGCGAACTACGGCTTGAATGCCAACGACTTCGGGTCGTCGCCTGGAACGGACAACCCGCTGCCCGGGCGCAGTCAAACTGGCGTGTATGCGGGAATTCAGCACTCGTTCTGA
- a CDS encoding pirin family protein produces the protein MFEIRRSSERGHANHGWLDSYHSFSFADYHDPEHVHFGALRVINEDRVAGGQGFGTHGHRDMEIVSYVLEGALAHRDSMGNGSTIRPGDVQRMSAGTGVRHSEYNGSPSETAHFLQIWIIPDAQGNAPGYEEKRFGDEEKRGRLRVIASPQGDEGSVKIGADARIFAGLFDGAERAEFDVPAGRRVYVHVARGAVLVNGEALKAGDAAKIEDVSKVTVEGGEGAEVLLFDLA, from the coding sequence ATGTTCGAGATTCGCCGCAGCAGTGAACGCGGTCACGCCAACCACGGCTGGCTCGACTCGTACCACAGCTTCTCCTTTGCCGACTACCACGATCCGGAGCACGTCCACTTCGGCGCGTTGCGCGTGATCAACGAAGATCGCGTCGCGGGCGGACAGGGTTTCGGGACGCACGGGCATAGGGATATGGAGATCGTGAGCTACGTGCTGGAAGGCGCGCTGGCGCACCGCGACAGCATGGGCAACGGTTCGACCATCCGCCCGGGCGACGTGCAACGCATGAGTGCGGGAACGGGCGTGCGGCATAGCGAGTACAACGGTTCGCCCAGCGAGACGGCCCACTTTCTGCAAATCTGGATCATTCCGGATGCACAAGGCAACGCACCGGGCTACGAAGAAAAGCGTTTCGGCGATGAGGAAAAGCGCGGCCGTCTGCGTGTGATCGCCTCGCCGCAAGGCGATGAAGGCTCGGTGAAAATCGGCGCCGACGCGCGCATCTTCGCGGGCCTTTTCGATGGCGCCGAGCGCGCGGAGTTCGATGTTCCCGCTGGCCGGCGCGTGTACGTGCACGTGGCGCGCGGCGCGGTTTTGGTGAACGGCGAAGCGCTGAAAGCAGGAGATGCCGCGAAGATCGAGGATGTGTCGAAAGTCACGGTCGAAGGCGGTGAAGGCGCGGAAGTGCTGTTGTTCGATCTGGCTTGA
- a CDS encoding ABC transporter permease: MLQGYGPLILAGTWQTVKLAVLSLAFAFVIGLIGAAAKLSKNRIASGVGTVYTTLIRGVPDLVLMLLLFYSIQIWLNLLTDALGWDQIDIDPFLAGILVLGFIYGAYFTETFRGAFLSVPRGQLEAGAAYGMTPWQTFTRIMFPQMMRFALPGIGNNWQVMVKATALVSIIGLADVVKASQDAGKGTMRFFFFTLLAGAIYLAITTISNFVLIWLERRYSIGVRKADL; the protein is encoded by the coding sequence ATGTTGCAAGGCTACGGTCCGCTGATCCTCGCGGGCACCTGGCAGACCGTCAAGCTGGCGGTGTTGTCGCTCGCGTTCGCCTTCGTGATCGGGCTGATCGGCGCGGCGGCGAAGCTGTCGAAGAATCGAATCGCCTCGGGCGTCGGCACCGTCTACACGACCTTGATTCGTGGCGTGCCCGATCTCGTGCTCATGCTGCTGCTCTTCTACAGCATCCAGATCTGGCTGAATCTGCTGACGGATGCCCTCGGCTGGGATCAAATCGATATCGATCCATTCCTGGCCGGCATTCTCGTGCTCGGGTTCATCTACGGCGCGTATTTCACGGAGACGTTTCGCGGCGCGTTTCTCTCGGTGCCGCGCGGCCAGCTCGAAGCGGGCGCGGCCTACGGCATGACGCCCTGGCAGACGTTCACGCGCATCATGTTTCCGCAGATGATGCGCTTCGCCCTGCCCGGCATCGGCAATAACTGGCAGGTGATGGTCAAGGCGACGGCGCTCGTGTCGATCATCGGTCTCGCGGATGTCGTCAAGGCCTCGCAGGACGCCGGCAAGGGCACGATGCGTTTCTTCTTCTTCACGCTGCTCGCCGGCGCGATCTACTTGGCCATCACCACGATCTCCAATTTCGTGCTGATCTGGCTCGAACGGCGCTATTCCATCGGCGTGCGCAAGGCTGACCTCTGA
- a CDS encoding ATP-binding protein: MRRAIDTLFGRLVVIVIGMLVLSHVAWFAIIRFERDNVQTRFAVEETAFLVDAVRQHMANTPDQPLPPRVRIFPLNSPEVPRTPDEDTPPPLAHFIEDLKDRLPDGTDIRLNEPGAPPSVWVHGAKDAGWIVVPVQPLRPPRSRDRMLLWLALIFSTAVLAALFGAWQLQYPLRSLAQAVGRFGRGQPTPPVPERGPRELRQLTHGFNQMVREVSQTENDRAVMLAGVAHDLKTPLARLRLRAEMMDDAKVRDGVVRDVDSMAHIVDQFLVFAHDRPDGSEPVSVDQQCEKIARTYRAVSPTAEPVRLDLEAGPNFVLPAATLDRLLSNLLDNAHAYGAAPIVIATRRAAKGWVLTVSDHGKGIAPDDLIKASRPFVRLDPARGGSGHSGLGLAIVERLARRAGGECEVGNQPAGGLQVVMTFPFDVATQPMSERRVGAQHEERASL; encoded by the coding sequence ATGCGCCGGGCAATTGACACGCTGTTCGGGCGGCTGGTCGTCATCGTCATCGGCATGCTGGTGCTGTCGCATGTCGCTTGGTTCGCCATCATCCGCTTCGAGCGCGACAACGTGCAGACGCGTTTTGCCGTCGAGGAAACCGCATTTCTCGTCGATGCCGTGCGTCAGCACATGGCCAACACACCCGATCAACCCTTGCCGCCGCGCGTGCGCATCTTTCCGCTCAACAGCCCGGAAGTGCCCCGAACGCCCGACGAAGACACGCCGCCGCCGCTCGCTCATTTCATCGAAGACCTGAAAGACCGTCTGCCGGATGGCACCGATATTCGCCTGAACGAACCCGGCGCGCCGCCGAGCGTGTGGGTGCATGGCGCGAAGGACGCCGGCTGGATCGTCGTGCCGGTGCAGCCGTTGCGGCCGCCGCGCTCGCGCGACCGCATGCTGCTGTGGCTCGCGCTCATTTTCTCGACTGCCGTGCTCGCCGCGCTCTTCGGCGCATGGCAGTTGCAATATCCATTGCGCTCCCTGGCGCAAGCGGTCGGGCGTTTCGGTCGCGGTCAGCCGACGCCGCCCGTTCCCGAACGCGGCCCGCGTGAGCTGCGGCAACTGACGCACGGCTTCAATCAGATGGTGCGTGAGGTCTCGCAAACCGAGAACGATCGCGCGGTGATGCTCGCAGGCGTCGCGCACGATCTGAAGACACCGCTCGCGCGTTTGCGTCTACGCGCCGAGATGATGGACGACGCCAAGGTGCGTGATGGCGTAGTGCGCGATGTCGATTCCATGGCGCATATCGTCGATCAATTCCTGGTGTTCGCGCACGACCGGCCAGATGGCAGCGAGCCCGTTTCGGTCGATCAGCAGTGCGAGAAAATCGCGCGGACGTATCGCGCGGTGTCGCCGACCGCGGAACCGGTTCGGCTCGACCTGGAAGCCGGGCCGAATTTCGTGCTGCCCGCGGCAACGCTCGACCGGCTCTTGTCGAATCTCCTCGATAACGCGCATGCCTACGGCGCGGCGCCCATCGTCATTGCGACGCGGCGCGCGGCAAAGGGCTGGGTGTTGACCGTCTCGGACCACGGCAAGGGTATCGCGCCGGACGATCTCATCAAGGCGAGCCGGCCGTTCGTGCGGCTCGATCCGGCGCGCGGCGGCAGCGGACATAGCGGCCTTGGACTGGCTATCGTCGAACGGCTCGCACGGCGCGCGGGCGGGGAATGCGAGGTCGGCAACCAGCCTGCGGGCGGGTTGCAGGTGGTCATGACCTTCCCGTTCGATGTCGCCACGCAGCCGATGAGCGAAAGGCGCGTGGGAGCGCAGCATGAGGAGCGTGCTTCTCTTTGA
- a CDS encoding ABC transporter permease has translation MIQIIQEYWKNYLFTDGYRITGLAITMWLLVISIGLGFCLSIPLSVARVSKNKLLSRSVWLYTYVFRGTPLYVQLLLCYTGLYSLQVVRDHMLLADFFKSGMNCTLLAFTLNTCAYTTEIFAGAIKATPYGEIEAARAYGMSSFTLYRRVILPSALRRALPYYSNEVILMLHATTVAFTATVPDILKIARDVNSATYQSFEAFGIAALLYLVISFALVWLFRRAEYRWLAYLRPQGK, from the coding sequence ATGATCCAAATCATCCAGGAATACTGGAAGAACTACCTCTTCACAGACGGCTACCGCATCACCGGTCTCGCGATCACGATGTGGCTGCTGGTCATCTCCATCGGCCTCGGCTTTTGTCTTTCGATACCGCTGTCGGTCGCGCGCGTCTCGAAGAACAAATTGCTCTCGCGTTCGGTGTGGCTGTATACGTACGTGTTTCGCGGCACGCCGCTCTACGTGCAGTTGCTGCTCTGCTACACGGGCCTATACAGCCTGCAGGTCGTGCGCGATCACATGCTGCTCGCCGACTTCTTCAAGAGCGGCATGAACTGCACGCTGCTCGCCTTCACGCTCAATACCTGCGCGTACACCACGGAAATCTTCGCCGGCGCGATCAAGGCGACGCCCTACGGTGAGATCGAGGCCGCGCGCGCGTATGGCATGTCGTCGTTCACGCTGTATCGGCGAGTGATCTTGCCTTCGGCGCTGCGCCGCGCGCTGCCGTACTACAGCAACGAGGTGATCCTCATGCTGCACGCGACCACCGTCGCGTTCACGGCGACCGTGCCGGACATTCTCAAGATTGCCCGCGATGTGAACTCGGCGACGTATCAGTCGTTCGAGGCGTTCGGCATTGCGGCCCTGCTCTATCTCGTCATTTCGTTCGCGCTCGTGTGGCTCTTTCGCCGCGCCGAGTATCGCTGGCTCGCGTACCTGCGGCCTCAAGGCAAATAA
- a CDS encoding periplasmic heavy metal sensor: MGKQYRILTAAATAIALTFGATAYAATSDAPPAPPPGGPAMMGGPGGPGGPGGHRMEERMKKQMEQLHSQLKLNADQEKLWQTAQDTMKQNRQAMRESHRQMHEQMKSLEQQPILDLNAMNAAHQKIEQQNQQLREGTTTAWLNFYNSLNDQQKTTVSTALKKHFAKMREHEHKMHERWGKRDGQHGGPGAGAPAGASGTTKP; encoded by the coding sequence ATGGGCAAGCAATATCGCATTCTTACTGCCGCCGCCACTGCAATTGCACTGACATTCGGCGCCACGGCTTATGCCGCCACCAGCGACGCGCCTCCCGCGCCGCCGCCCGGCGGTCCCGCCATGATGGGTGGCCCCGGCGGTCCTGGCGGTCCTGGCGGTCATCGCATGGAAGAGCGCATGAAGAAGCAGATGGAGCAGCTTCATAGTCAGCTCAAGCTCAACGCAGATCAGGAAAAGCTCTGGCAGACCGCGCAGGACACCATGAAGCAGAACCGTCAGGCGATGCGCGAGAGCCACCGTCAGATGCACGAGCAGATGAAGTCGCTGGAGCAGCAGCCGATTCTCGACCTGAACGCCATGAACGCGGCGCATCAGAAGATCGAGCAGCAGAACCAGCAGTTGCGCGAAGGCACCACGACCGCATGGCTCAACTTCTATAACTCGCTCAACGATCAGCAGAAGACCACTGTGAGCACGGCGCTCAAGAAGCACTTTGCGAAGATGCGCGAGCACGAGCACAAGATGCACGAACGCTGGGGCAAGCGTGATGGTCAGCACGGCGGCCCGGGCGCCGGCGCGCCGGCTGGCGCTTCGGGTACGACGAAGCCCTGA
- a CDS encoding response regulator: MTTQILVVDDDAELRDLLRDYLVRQGIEVSVLHDAGSLERRLERERPDLIVLDLMMPGVDGLTALRKLRASGDDIPVIMLTARADDVDRIVGLELGADDYLGKPFNPRELLARVQAVLRRRRTIPSAAPEQREPYSFGRFRLDFQSRTLQQDDRPITLSGSEFALLKIFVNNPMRTLTRERLLELLHGPEYDGTDRGIDVQVWRLRRILESDPSAPRFIQTVRGRGYVFVPDGEQNAPGN, from the coding sequence ATGACTACGCAAATACTTGTCGTCGACGACGACGCCGAACTGCGCGACCTTCTGCGCGACTATCTGGTCCGGCAGGGCATCGAGGTTTCGGTGCTGCACGACGCCGGTTCGCTGGAACGCCGGCTGGAGCGCGAGCGCCCCGATCTGATCGTGCTCGACCTGATGATGCCGGGCGTCGACGGCCTGACCGCGCTCAGAAAGCTGCGCGCATCGGGCGACGACATCCCCGTCATCATGCTGACCGCGCGCGCGGACGACGTGGACCGCATCGTCGGTCTCGAACTCGGCGCGGACGATTACCTCGGCAAGCCGTTCAATCCGCGTGAATTGCTTGCCCGCGTGCAAGCCGTGCTGCGCCGCCGCCGCACCATTCCATCGGCCGCGCCGGAACAGCGCGAGCCGTATTCGTTCGGGCGCTTCAGGCTCGACTTCCAGTCGCGCACGCTGCAACAGGACGACAGGCCGATCACCTTGTCCGGCAGCGAATTCGCGCTTCTGAAGATTTTCGTCAACAACCCTATGCGCACGCTGACGCGCGAGCGTCTGCTCGAACTGCTGCACGGGCCGGAATACGACGGCACCGACCGCGGTATCGACGTGCAGGTGTGGCGTCTGCGGCGCATTCTGGAAAGCGATCCATCCGCGCCGCGTTTCATTCAGACGGTGCGCGGGCGCGGCTACGTGTTCGTGCCGGACGGCGAGCAAAATGCGCCGGGCAATTGA